From Mercenaria mercenaria strain notata chromosome 17, MADL_Memer_1, whole genome shotgun sequence, the proteins below share one genomic window:
- the LOC123535898 gene encoding E3 ubiquitin/ISG15 ligase TRIM25-like — protein MAVSGRKSSDFSGSVSKGSAEDFDHECEPCLAIGQQIEAHGFCVDCQEYLCKNCFAYHQRIKATKNHQLLDKWSTGKHTSQRKDSVMCTEKCTLHGNKTIEFFCTQHDSLGCTVCITLNHRACKIDYIPDKCAGIGDTKEYRETMRNLEQKMKELDEVTKRANVEDKEIDTCHDKALQEIIKFRKEINDHLDQLQRKIQADIDKKKSADKQKVQEVIKICSNISTDISKLKSNLQDSKSSQQHGQLYINIKQAQSKLMSDEIQKAEKSLAQTKTQYIFERSKDLENAISRQEIFGKLSDPTNLVTPKKKKPVDKLTYKDDINVRIKSDQNDCYITGCAVLSSHKIVLADENNSKLKVVDRQSKVVIEEKSLDSKPWDITVLPQDQIAVTMPNRREIYLMSTASKLSIIHIQGNVQNTISLNNKVFDSPHYIVFNEDSRLIYISNYLTHNVVSITLQGDVSAVYEYKDVRKPLGMLMLEDGSLLVCCMFTGIIHRISGDLKQGQTMIDGLTFPRSICYNRHLQEVYIGCENQLKVFSLQ, from the exons atggcAGTGTCAGGACGTAAGTCATCAGATTTTAGTGGTTCAGTATCTAAAGGTTCCGCTGAGGACTTTGACCATGAATGTGAACCATGTTTGGCGATTGGTCAGCAAATAGAAGCTCAtggattttgtgtggactgtcAAGAATACCTGTGTAAGAACTGCTTTGCTTACCATCAACGGATCAAAGCCACGAAAAATCACCAACTTCTTGACAAATGGAGCACGGGCAAACACACTAGCCAAAGGAAGGATtcagtgatgtgtactgaaaaGTGTACTCTCCATGGAAATAAAACAATTGAATTTTTCTGTACTCAGCACGACTCACTTGGCTGCACAGTTTGTATTACCCTGAACCACAGAGCATGTAAAATTGATTATATACCTGACAAATGTGCAGGTATTGGGGACACTAAAGAATACAGGGAGACGATGAGGAACCTTGAACAGAAAATGAAAGAGCTTGATGAAGTAACGAAAAGGGCAAATGTCGAAGACAAGGAGATAGATACATGCCATGACAAAGCATTACAAGAAATTATCAAATTTCGGAAGGAAATAAATGATCACTTAGATCAACTGCAAAGGAAAATTCAAGCAGATATTGACAAGAAGAAGTCAGCAGACAAACAAAAAGTCCAGGAAGTCATCAAAATATGTTCCAACATTTCTACAGATATCAGCAAACTTAAGTCCAATCTACAGGACAGCAAATCTTCCCAACAGCACGGACAACTTTACATCAACATTAAACAAGCTCAGTCGAAACTAATGTCAGATGAAATTCAAAAAGCAGAAAAATCCTTGGCTCAGACAAAGACACAGTATATTTTTGAACGCAGCAAAGATCTAGAGAATGCAATATCAAGGCAGGAAATATTTGGGAAGCTGAGTGACCCCACCAACTTGGTTACTCCAAAAAAGAAGAAACCAGTTGACAAATTAACATATAAAGATGATATAAATGTACGCATAAAATCAGATCAGAATGACTGTTATATTACAGGATGTGCAGTCTTGTCCTCTCACAAAATTGTGCTGGCTGATGAGAATAACTCTAAACTGAAAGTTGTGGACAGACAAAGTAAAGTCGTGATAGAAGAGAAGTCACTTGACTCCAAACCATGGGACATTACCGTACTGCCTCAAGATCAGATTGCTGTAACCATGCCAAATAGAAGAGAGATCTATTTAATGTCAACAGCTAGTAAATTGTCAATCATCC ACATACAAGGTAATGTTCAGAACACAATTTCCCTCAATAATAAGGTATTTGATAGCCCTCACTATATTGTGTTCAATGAGGATTCTAGGCTTATCTATATAAGTAACTATTTGACACATAATGTAGTCAGCATCACGTTACAAGGTGATGTATCTGCCGTATACGAGTATAAGGATGTTAGGAAACCACTTGGAATGCTGATGTTAGAAGATGGCTCATTGCTGGTTTGCTGCATGTTCACTGGTATCATACATCGTATCTCGGGAGACTTGAAGCAAGGTCAGACAATGATTGATGGTCTGACATTCCCACGGTCCATATGTTACAACCGTCATCTACAAGAAGTCTATATTGGTTGTGAGAATCAGCTGAAGGTGTTCAGTTTGCAATGA